The Bacteroidota bacterium genome contains a region encoding:
- a CDS encoding amino acid permease: MLKQLFRKKKLEDVLAVIDKQEHKLEKKLGWFDLTALGIGAIIGTGIFVLTGTAAAGGANHIGAGPALSVSFVITGIACALAALCYAEFASMMPISGSAYTYSYAAFGEVVAWIIGWCLVLEYAIGNIAVAVGWSGYFVDLLRGFDIHLPAWMITDYVTAGHRFAYGTETLIIDTAPKVAGIPIVVNFPAIFINVVVYGLLLIGIKESSRANMMIVVLKLSMVLLFIAVGAAYVKPEFWGHDWNSFAPNGFNGIMTGAALIFFAYIGFDAISTAAEETINPGRDLPRGIIISLAVVTVLYVVVTVVLTGMVDYRTLNVPEPVSFALRSVNADWAAGIISAGAVISITSVLIVFGLGQPRIFYAMSRDGLLPKSLSKVHPKFHTPHVATLITGCFVAFFSGFIDVGQAAELTNIGTLAAFVLVSLGVLVKRYTDPGMHRPFRTPMVHVTAVASALASGYIAYNLPSITWKMFWIWLVVGLTIYFLYGYRKSKLRG, encoded by the coding sequence TTGCTGAAACAACTGTTCCGCAAAAAGAAACTCGAAGATGTTCTGGCTGTCATTGACAAGCAGGAACACAAACTGGAAAAGAAACTGGGCTGGTTCGATCTGACGGCGCTGGGAATCGGAGCCATCATCGGGACGGGGATTTTTGTGCTGACGGGAACGGCTGCTGCCGGCGGGGCGAATCACATTGGTGCCGGACCGGCTTTATCGGTCAGCTTTGTCATTACGGGAATTGCCTGTGCACTGGCGGCCCTGTGCTACGCAGAATTTGCCTCCATGATGCCGATTTCGGGGTCGGCATACACATACAGTTATGCTGCTTTTGGTGAAGTGGTGGCCTGGATTATCGGGTGGTGTCTGGTGCTGGAATATGCCATCGGAAACATTGCCGTAGCTGTGGGATGGTCGGGCTATTTTGTTGATCTGCTGCGTGGCTTCGACATTCATCTGCCAGCCTGGATGATCACCGACTACGTTACGGCCGGGCACCGGTTTGCCTACGGAACCGAGACGCTGATTATCGATACCGCTCCCAAAGTGGCGGGCATACCGATTGTGGTGAATTTTCCCGCCATTTTTATCAACGTGGTGGTCTATGGATTGCTGCTCATCGGAATTAAGGAATCCTCCCGTGCCAACATGATGATTGTGGTTCTGAAACTGTCGATGGTGTTGTTGTTTATTGCCGTCGGAGCTGCCTATGTGAAACCCGAATTCTGGGGACATGACTGGAACAGTTTTGCTCCGAACGGATTTAACGGAATCATGACCGGAGCAGCACTGATCTTTTTTGCCTACATTGGTTTTGATGCCATTTCAACCGCCGCAGAGGAAACCATCAATCCCGGCAGGGATCTGCCACGCGGCATTATCATTTCCCTGGCAGTGGTCACAGTGCTGTACGTGGTGGTGACGGTGGTGCTGACCGGTATGGTCGATTACCGCACACTGAATGTACCCGAACCGGTTTCCTTTGCCCTCCGGTCAGTGAATGCCGATTGGGCCGCCGGCATCATTTCGGCTGGGGCGGTCATTTCCATCACCTCGGTCCTGATTGTATTCGGATTGGGCCAGCCCCGGATTTTCTATGCCATGTCACGGGACGGATTGCTCCCCAAATCACTCAGTAAAGTCCATCCGAAATTTCACACGCCACACGTGGCCACCCTGATCACTGGCTGTTTTGTGGCCTTCTTTTCCGGATTTATCGATGTGGGACAAGCCGCCGAACTGACCAATATCGGCACACTGGCCGCCTTTGTGCTGGTCAGCCTGGGAGTCCTGGTGAAACGCTATACCGATCCAGGCATGCACCGTCCGTTCAGAACCCCGATGGTTCATGTGACCGCCGTGGCCAGTGCGCTTGCCTCTGGCTACATTGCATACAATCTGCCTTCCATCACCTGGAAAATGTTCTGGATCTGGCTGGTGGTCGGACTGACGATTTACTTCCTGTACGGCTACCGGAAAAGCAAGCTGAGGGGTTGA